The Streptomyces sp. HSG2 genome has a segment encoding these proteins:
- a CDS encoding transposase family protein: protein MVPAWADIHDQTKIPAYRRLSLTATPRIWWVSDVEPGSTPDIIAARIHALPTLADKGYIGAGIGIRIPVRRPRGKSEQALHADTRMLNMLVRHIRALGERTAAELKQRWRTLQHVTLSPSRIGDIARAALVLNGIWK from the coding sequence ATTGTTCCGGCGTGGGCGGACATCCACGACCAGACGAAGATCCCGGCGTACCGCCGGCTGTCCCTGACGGCGACGCCGCGGATCTGGTGGGTCTCCGACGTCGAACCCGGCTCCACCCCCGACATCATCGCAGCCCGCATCCACGCCCTGCCGACCCTGGCCGACAAGGGCTACATCGGCGCGGGCATCGGCATCCGCATCCCCGTCCGCCGCCCAAGAGGCAAGTCCGAACAGGCACTTCACGCCGACACCCGCATGCTCAACATGCTGGTGCGGCACATCCGGGCCCTCGGCGAGCGCACCGCCGCCGAGCTCAAGCAGCGGTGGCGCACCCTGCAGCACGTCACGCTCAGCCCCAGCCGGATCGGCGACATCGCC